A DNA window from Mastomys coucha isolate ucsf_1 unplaced genomic scaffold, UCSF_Mcou_1 pScaffold21, whole genome shotgun sequence contains the following coding sequences:
- the Gal3st3 gene encoding galactose-3-O-sulfotransferase 3, whose amino-acid sequence MPPILQCLQQSTKMMSRRKILLFVLGCSTVSLLIHQGSQLSWYPKLFPLSCPPLRESPPRAKHMAVAFLKTHKTAGTTVQNILFRFAERHNLTVALPHPSCEHQFCYPRNFSAHFVHPATRPPHMLANHLRFDRAELERLMPPDTIYVTILREPAAMFESLFSYYNQYCPAFRRVPNASLESFLRAPETYYRPGEHFAMFAHNTLAYDLGGDNERSPRDDAAYLAGLIRQVEEVFSLVMIAEYFDESLVLLRRLLAWDLEDVLYAKLNARAATSRLATIPEALARAARAWNALDAGLYDHFNATFWRRVARAGRACVEREARELREARQRLLRRCFGDEPVLRPAAQIRTKQLQPWQPSRKVDIMGYDLPRGGAGPTTEACLKLAMPEVQYSNYLLRKQKRRGGVRFRPEPVLDNPPPRPMRALPHFPQGT is encoded by the exons ATGCCACCTATCCTTCAGTGCCTGCAGCAATCCACCAAGATGATGAGCCGCAGGAAAATTCTGCTATTTGTGCTAGGGTGCAGCACCGTAAGCCTCCTCATCCACCAGGGGtcgcagctcagttg GTACCCCAAGTTGTTCCCTTTGAGCTGCCCGCCTCTTCGAGAATCGCCACCCCGTGCCAAGCACATGGCCGTGGCCTTCCTGAAGACTCACAAGACAGCAGGTACTACAGTGCAGAACATCCTGTTCCGCTTCGCAGAGCGCCACAACCTCACGGTGGCCCTGCCTCACCCTAGCTGCGAGCACCAGTTCTGCTACCCGCGAAACTTCTCGGCACACTTCGTGCACCCGGCTACGAGGCCCCCGCACATGCTGGCCAACCATCTGCGCTTCGACCGTGCTGAACTCGAGCGCCTCATGCCTCCAGACACGATCTACGTCACCATCCTGCGCGAACCCGCCGCCATGTTCGAGTCGCTTTTCAGCTACTACAACCAGTACTGCCCGGCCTTCAGGCGCGTGCCCAACGCGTCGCTCGAGTCTTTCCTGCGCGCACCTGAGACCTACTACCGTCCAGGCGAGCACTTCGCTATGTTCGCTCACAACACGCTGGCCTATGACCTGGGAGGCGACAATGAGCGCAGTCCTCGAGACGATGCAGCCTACCTGGCGGGCCTCATCCGCCAGGTGGAGGAGGTCTTCTCGCTTGTCATGATTGCAGAGTACTTCGACGAGTCACTCGTGCTGCTGCGGCGTCTCCTGGCCTGGGACCTGGAGGACGTCCTCTACGCCAAGCTCAACGCGCGCGCCGCCACGTCGCGCCTGGCCACCATCCCCGAGGCGCTGGCACGGGCCGCGCGCGCCTGGAACGCGCTCGACGCCGGCCTCTACGACCACTTCAACGCCACCTTTTGGCGCCGCGTAGCGCGCGCCGGCCGCGCATGCGTGGAGCGCGAGGCGCGCGAGCTGCGCGAGGCCCGACAGCGTCTGCTGCGTCGTTGCTTTGGCGACGAGCCGGTGCTGCGACCCGCTGCCCAGATTCGCACAAAGCAGCTGCAGCCTTGGCAGCCTAGCCGCAAAGTGGACATCATGGGCTATGATCTGCCTAGAGGCGGCGCTGGCCCTACGACGGAGGCTTGCCTCAAGCTTGCTATGCCAGAGGTGCAGTACTCAAACTATCTGTTGAGGAAGCAAAAACGCCGCGGTGGTGTGCGGTTCAGGCCAGAACCCGTCCTGGATAATCCTCCCCCTCGGCCAATGAGAGCACTGCCCCATTTTCCCCAGGGTACCTGA